A region of Candidatus Defluviilinea gracilis DNA encodes the following proteins:
- a CDS encoding DUF1579 domain-containing protein, with amino-acid sequence MTFEKSSGSPHHFLSQLAGGWSGISKLWLEPDKLAGESPLVGNIQLLLDGRFALFLYQSSIEGEPQHGMFTFGYNTQLNRYEASWVDSFHNNTAIMFCTGNATENGFSVLGSYPDPSGGPDWGWRTQVEMIDANHLVITAYNIHPEYGEAKATEATMTRIK; translated from the coding sequence ATGACATTCGAAAAATCTTCAGGTAGCCCACATCATTTTCTATCTCAATTAGCAGGAGGTTGGTCAGGTATTTCCAAACTCTGGCTTGAGCCAGATAAACTTGCTGGTGAATCGCCTCTCGTTGGTAATATCCAACTCCTCCTCGATGGACGCTTTGCTCTCTTCCTCTATCAATCATCCATCGAAGGCGAGCCGCAACACGGAATGTTCACGTTTGGTTACAACACCCAACTCAATCGTTACGAAGCCTCATGGGTCGACTCCTTCCACAACAACACCGCCATCATGTTCTGCACGGGGAACGCCACCGAAAACGGATTCTCCGTCCTCGGCAGTTATCCCGATCCCTCTGGCGGACCCGACTGGGGCTGGCGCACGCAAGTCGAAATGATTGACGCCAATCATTTGGTCATCACCGCATACAACATCCACCCCGAATACGGCGAAGCCAAAGCCACCGAAGCGACGATGACGCGCATCAAATAA
- a CDS encoding aminotransferase class V-fold PLP-dependent enzyme, whose product MELRYFEFLKHLIRFNRQVYLDHNATTPVSDHVRRKMEQVLRNQYGNPSSFYGIGRKSAELLEEARQHVAKAIHADPSDVYFTACATESNNAALKSVAAHFYPKKKKIVSTPIEHPSVLKTLDYLETQGVIVKYCPVDDKGRVQLVELEKMIDEDTFLVCCMLANNETGVIQDIKAVTKIAHQHGALVLTDCVQALGKIPIDLHSWDVDYASFSAHKLYGPKGIGALYIKQGSPFTPLLHGGHQESGLRAGTESLHNIVGFGAACQDVDKLLAQSKRTQTLKRQLTQRLKEIKPDCVINSPESESLPNTLSVTFPGVENAGLMGMLDYRGIAVSAGSACSTGEDTPSHVLKAIGVSDQAARETIRISLGHETSSRDIRYATQVIQDYIEGRISFVNMLAPAQLNENILFDEKTFILDVRPGDDRKKFEGLPNSHQVNPLRVENYLKQLPRDKNILVYCPGGGLSVMISYYLKSKGFKKITNLRGGLDGWRKRRSDLYEKYAGQNVTILEPDKVN is encoded by the coding sequence ATGGAACTTAGATACTTTGAATTCTTGAAACACCTCATTCGCTTCAATCGGCAGGTCTATCTCGATCACAATGCGACGACGCCTGTGAGCGACCATGTCCGTAGAAAGATGGAACAGGTGTTGAGAAACCAATACGGCAATCCATCATCGTTCTATGGTATTGGCAGAAAATCGGCAGAGTTGCTCGAAGAAGCCCGTCAACACGTGGCAAAAGCGATTCACGCCGACCCGTCGGATGTTTATTTCACTGCCTGCGCGACCGAGTCAAATAACGCTGCGCTCAAATCGGTTGCCGCGCATTTTTATCCGAAAAAGAAGAAGATTGTTTCCACGCCCATCGAACACCCTTCTGTGTTGAAAACGCTGGACTATCTCGAAACCCAAGGAGTGATCGTCAAATATTGTCCAGTTGACGACAAAGGGCGTGTACAACTCGTCGAATTGGAAAAGATGATCGATGAGGATACCTTCCTTGTCTGTTGCATGTTGGCAAACAATGAAACCGGCGTCATTCAAGACATCAAAGCGGTGACGAAGATCGCGCATCAACACGGCGCGTTGGTATTGACAGACTGCGTGCAAGCGTTGGGAAAAATTCCGATTGACCTCCACTCATGGGATGTTGACTACGCTTCCTTCTCGGCGCACAAACTATATGGACCGAAAGGCATCGGCGCGTTGTACATCAAACAGGGAAGTCCATTTACTCCGTTGCTCCATGGCGGTCATCAGGAAAGCGGACTGCGAGCTGGGACGGAAAGCCTTCACAACATCGTCGGCTTTGGCGCGGCTTGTCAGGACGTGGATAAACTCCTCGCGCAGAGCAAACGAACTCAAACATTGAAGCGACAATTGACTCAACGGCTCAAAGAGATCAAGCCAGATTGCGTGATCAACTCGCCAGAATCAGAATCCCTGCCGAACACGCTTAGCGTTACCTTCCCCGGCGTGGAGAATGCCGGGTTGATGGGAATGTTGGACTATCGCGGCATCGCCGTCTCTGCCGGGTCGGCGTGCAGTACCGGCGAAGATACGCCCTCCCACGTGTTGAAAGCGATCGGCGTATCCGACCAAGCCGCCCGCGAGACGATTCGAATCAGTCTCGGGCATGAAACTTCATCACGCGACATCCGATACGCGACACAGGTAATCCAAGATTACATTGAAGGACGAATCTCTTTCGTCAACATGCTCGCGCCCGCGCAATTGAATGAAAACATTCTCTTCGACGAGAAAACTTTCATCCTCGATGTGCGCCCAGGCGATGACCGTAAAAAATTCGAGGGTCTGCCAAATTCTCACCAGGTCAACCCGCTCCGAGTCGAAAACTACTTGAAACAACTTCCGCGCGATAAAAATATTTTGGTGTACTGCCCGGGCGGCGGGCTTTCGGTGATGATCTCGTATTACCTGAAATCGAAAGGCTTCAAGAAAATCACCAACCTGCGCGGCGGGCTGGACGGCTGGAGAAAGCGCCGCAGTGACCTGTACGAAAAATACGCCGGGCAAAACGTCACAATCCTCGAACCGGACAAGGTCAACTAA
- a CDS encoding MaoC family dehydratase: MAGKFFDELEVGMKFKHGGRTVTEMDNVLFTALTMNTQPLHLNEDFASKTEFGQRLVNGVFTFGLVVGLTVADLTDGTIVANLGYDKVAHPNPVFHGDTVYAESEIIEKRESKSRPEVGIVRIKCWGRKPDGTIVVEFERTAMFLKK; the protein is encoded by the coding sequence ATGGCTGGAAAATTTTTCGACGAACTCGAAGTTGGGATGAAATTCAAACACGGCGGGCGCACCGTCACCGAAATGGACAACGTGCTCTTCACCGCGTTGACGATGAACACACAGCCTCTGCACCTCAACGAGGATTTCGCCTCGAAGACCGAGTTCGGTCAGCGATTGGTGAATGGAGTGTTCACCTTCGGTCTCGTTGTTGGCTTGACCGTCGCCGATCTCACCGATGGAACCATCGTGGCAAATTTGGGATACGACAAGGTCGCGCATCCCAATCCCGTCTTTCACGGCGACACAGTCTACGCCGAAAGCGAGATCATCGAGAAGCGCGAGTCGAAATCGAGACCCGAAGTTGGCATCGTGCGAATCAAATGCTGGGGCAGGAAACCAGACGGTACAATTGTGGTCGAGTTCGAACGGACGGCGATGTTTTTGAAGAAGTAA
- a CDS encoding CoA ester lyase gives MHSRRAILYMPGDDRRKIQKATTLGVDSICMDMEDGVAANKKTEAREVIAGAMKELDFGKSERCIRINQIGSGLEKRDLVAALATNPDTIVVPKIETAEQVKWVSEHIETYELSSKLNIGSVRLLVGVETAKGIMNLKEIAEADKRLEAIIFGGEDFAASIGAVRTKAATELLYARQAVVTACAANDLQAIDIVFIDFKDPDGLRLEAEEGARFGFSGKQIIHPNQVEAAQEAFTPSNEAIEYAKRIVESFESSQKEGKGAYALDGKMIDMPLLKNAQKVLERAKAATRTGART, from the coding sequence ATGCACTCACGACGCGCGATACTCTACATGCCAGGCGACGACCGCCGCAAGATCCAAAAAGCGACCACGCTGGGAGTCGACTCCATTTGCATGGACATGGAAGACGGCGTGGCGGCGAACAAAAAGACCGAAGCGCGGGAGGTCATTGCAGGGGCGATGAAGGAACTGGACTTCGGCAAGTCCGAGCGGTGTATTCGCATCAACCAAATTGGTTCAGGCTTGGAGAAGCGCGACCTCGTCGCGGCGTTGGCGACAAATCCCGATACGATCGTTGTGCCGAAGATCGAAACTGCCGAACAAGTGAAATGGGTTAGCGAGCATATCGAAACCTACGAACTTTCGAGCAAGTTGAACATTGGGAGCGTCCGCTTGCTGGTGGGCGTGGAAACGGCGAAGGGAATCATGAACCTGAAAGAGATTGCCGAAGCGGATAAACGACTCGAAGCCATCATCTTCGGCGGCGAGGACTTCGCCGCATCCATTGGCGCGGTGCGGACGAAAGCCGCGACCGAGTTGCTCTACGCGCGGCAGGCGGTGGTCACGGCGTGCGCGGCGAACGATCTGCAGGCAATTGACATCGTCTTCATTGACTTCAAAGACCCCGATGGTCTGCGCCTCGAAGCCGAAGAGGGAGCGCGGTTCGGCTTCAGCGGGAAACAGATCATACACCCGAATCAGGTCGAGGCGGCGCAAGAGGCGTTCACTCCATCCAATGAAGCGATCGAGTATGCAAAGCGGATCGTCGAGTCGTTCGAGTCGAGTCAAAAAGAGGGCAAAGGCGCGTACGCGCTGGACGGCAAGATGATTGATATGCCGTTGCTGAAGAACGCGCAGAAGGTGTTGGAGCGGGCAAAGGCGGCGACGAGAACAGGAGCGCGGACTTAA
- a CDS encoding transposase, translated as MKWSTSPHRPPHLYLDDAWYFVTASTVGKAHILSSDAHFNLWIKTFNALIAEFNAKLMAWVILANHYHFLFLPQHGLDLGKFMKRLNGSTAFQLNGLDNTRGRTVWYTYWDTCIRGERDFWTRFNYIHYNPVKHGYVQQPEGWLFSSYRQHISDNGEVWMKECAQEFPVLTLFDDDNY; from the coding sequence ATGAAATGGTCAACCTCCCCACACCGCCCGCCGCATCTCTACTTGGACGACGCATGGTATTTCGTCACCGCATCAACGGTTGGCAAGGCGCATATTTTATCTTCCGACGCGCATTTCAATTTGTGGATCAAAACATTCAACGCATTGATCGCCGAGTTCAACGCGAAACTTATGGCATGGGTCATTCTCGCAAACCATTATCACTTCCTCTTTCTTCCGCAACACGGGCTTGATCTTGGAAAATTCATGAAGCGGCTCAATGGGAGCACGGCTTTCCAATTGAACGGACTGGATAACACACGCGGCAGAACCGTTTGGTACACCTATTGGGATACTTGCATCCGGGGCGAGCGAGATTTTTGGACACGTTTCAACTACATCCATTACAATCCTGTCAAACATGGCTATGTCCAACAGCCCGAGGGTTGGCTGTTTTCCAGTTATCGCCAACACATCAGCGACAACGGCGAAGTGTGGATGAAAGAATGCGCGCAAGAATTTCCTGTTTTGACTCTGTTTGACGACGATAATTATTAA
- a CDS encoding dienelactone hydrolase family protein, with the protein MKNNRLITSQISDTVTRLILLPLIATLAAGCGSPAPSPTDMAAPPTQPSSLPTDTSAPPATQPVTPTTETTATLPVTDAPALPSNILTGQHPFTSQSGGRNYLLFLPSNYGKDPAQKFPLILFLHGSGTSSSNTDMLLYEALPQILGFTPDFPFIVLSPQLTGKPGDEYWFQDKVEASVFSLLDEVTASYAVDTTRVYLTGVSIGGNGVWEYGLRHPDTFAALAPVMGFVGDTTGFHVPANICDLKNKPIWAFHGAVDTIVPLEAEQSLVDALKACDGNIQFTVYPDGDHDISGRVYQDQELYTWMLAQSLK; encoded by the coding sequence ATGAAAAACAATCGCCTCATCACGAGCCAAATTTCAGACACCGTAACACGCCTCATCCTTCTGCCATTGATCGCCACCCTGGCGGCTGGATGTGGATCACCCGCGCCCAGCCCAACCGATATGGCCGCGCCTCCTACCCAACCGTCGTCACTCCCCACCGATACTTCGGCTCCCCCTGCCACCCAGCCGGTCACGCCGACTACGGAAACGACAGCCACACTTCCGGTCACCGACGCGCCCGCGCTCCCGTCGAACATTCTCACGGGTCAACATCCATTCACATCCCAATCGGGAGGTCGGAACTATCTGCTCTTCCTGCCCTCAAATTACGGAAAAGACCCCGCGCAGAAATTTCCCCTGATCCTTTTTCTACACGGCTCAGGGACGAGCAGTTCGAACACCGACATGCTTCTCTACGAAGCCCTGCCTCAAATTTTGGGGTTCACGCCGGACTTTCCGTTTATTGTGCTCTCGCCGCAATTGACCGGCAAACCGGGCGATGAGTATTGGTTTCAAGATAAGGTGGAGGCGTCTGTTTTTTCCCTGCTCGATGAAGTGACCGCATCATACGCCGTGGACACGACGCGCGTCTACCTGACGGGTGTGAGCATCGGCGGAAACGGGGTGTGGGAGTATGGACTGCGTCACCCAGACACGTTCGCCGCGCTCGCGCCAGTGATGGGGTTTGTCGGCGACACAACCGGCTTCCATGTCCCTGCAAATATTTGCGATTTGAAAAACAAACCCATTTGGGCGTTTCATGGCGCAGTCGATACGATCGTGCCGCTCGAGGCGGAACAATCCCTCGTGGATGCGTTGAAGGCGTGCGATGGCAACATCCAGTTCACGGTGTATCCTGACGGCGACCACGATATCAGCGGCAGGGTCTATCAGGATCAAGAACTTTATACGTGGATGCTGGCGCAGTCGTTGAAGTGA
- a CDS encoding response regulator transcription factor has product MPPLILVVDDEPKIARLARDYLEKNGFRVVTAADGQSALTIARREKPDLLILDLMLPQMDGREVCRILRRESDVPIIMLTALSEEIDQVTGLEIGADDYITKPFSVRALVARVRALLRRTRGDVKAPSLIRVGGLEIDSEKYAVSFNNSPIKLTPNEFKLLVLLASRPSQTLTREQLLEDLHGTSSSMDRSVDSHIKNLRKKLEAASGKSMIETVYGIGYRFIE; this is encoded by the coding sequence ATGCCACCCCTCATCCTCGTCGTGGATGACGAACCCAAGATCGCGCGCCTCGCGCGAGATTATCTGGAGAAGAACGGATTCCGCGTCGTCACCGCCGCCGACGGTCAATCCGCGCTGACGATTGCCCGCCGCGAAAAACCCGACCTCCTCATCCTCGACCTGATGCTCCCACAAATGGACGGGCGCGAAGTCTGCCGCATCCTGCGCCGCGAAAGCGACGTGCCCATCATCATGCTCACCGCCCTCTCCGAAGAAATAGATCAAGTGACGGGTCTCGAAATCGGCGCGGACGATTACATCACCAAGCCGTTCTCCGTCCGCGCGTTGGTGGCGCGTGTGCGGGCGTTGCTCCGCCGAACGCGCGGCGATGTCAAAGCGCCGAGCCTCATCCGCGTGGGCGGGCTTGAAATTGATTCGGAAAAATACGCAGTGTCTTTCAACAACAGTCCGATCAAGTTAACTCCCAACGAATTCAAATTGCTGGTCCTGCTCGCCAGCCGTCCCAGCCAAACGCTCACACGCGAGCAATTACTCGAAGACCTGCACGGCACATCCTCCAGCATGGATCGCAGTGTCGATTCGCACATCAAGAACCTGCGTAAAAAACTCGAAGCCGCCTCAGGCAAATCCATGATCGAAACGGTCTACGGAATCGGTTACCGCTTCATCGAATAA
- a CDS encoding DMT family transporter, producing MLSIIYGIASSLSWGAGDFAGGLASRKVGAYRAVLYADFFGLLIVIAALIFYRESFPSANVALNAFIGGALGSCGLLILYYSLSIGQMSIAAPVSALFAALLPVIFGAFTQGLPSKIQFVGFALALAAVWLISQGDGGFHIGKLSDLKFPILAGVGFGCYFIFIHNAVSDPDALLWPMILSRLAGTLLVFLIVLARRESFPVPREAWGVVGINATLDLGGNLFFILASKAGRLDISAILSSLYPGATVILAWLILKEHISRNQVIGIALAFAAIYLFAI from the coding sequence TTGCTTTCCATCATTTACGGCATTGCATCATCTTTATCATGGGGCGCGGGAGATTTCGCGGGCGGTCTCGCCAGCCGCAAGGTCGGCGCGTATCGCGCAGTGTTATACGCGGACTTCTTCGGCTTATTGATCGTCATCGCCGCATTGATCTTTTATCGCGAATCGTTTCCGTCTGCAAACGTTGCGCTCAACGCGTTCATCGGCGGCGCGCTCGGTTCGTGCGGCTTGCTCATCTTGTATTACAGCCTGAGCATCGGTCAGATGAGCATCGCCGCGCCGGTCTCGGCATTGTTCGCGGCGTTGCTTCCTGTCATCTTTGGCGCGTTCACGCAAGGACTGCCCAGCAAGATTCAATTTGTCGGATTCGCGCTCGCGCTCGCCGCCGTGTGGCTGATCTCGCAAGGCGACGGCGGATTCCATATCGGCAAACTCTCCGACTTGAAATTTCCGATTCTCGCGGGCGTGGGGTTTGGTTGCTACTTCATCTTCATTCACAACGCCGTCAGCGACCCCGACGCGCTGTTGTGGCCCATGATCCTCTCGCGCCTCGCAGGGACTCTTTTGGTCTTCCTCATCGTGTTGGCGCGGCGAGAATCGTTCCCCGTTCCGCGCGAGGCATGGGGAGTTGTCGGCATCAACGCCACTCTCGACCTCGGCGGCAATCTCTTTTTCATCCTTGCCAGCAAAGCGGGCAGGCTCGATATTTCCGCCATTCTCAGTTCGTTATATCCCGGCGCGACGGTCATCCTTGCGTGGCTCATCCTCAAGGAACATATTTCGCGCAACCAAGTGATTGGCATCGCGCTTGCGTTTGCGGCAATTTATTTGTTTGCGATCTAA
- a CDS encoding methylcrotonoyl-CoA carboxylase, with protein sequence METISSSINTSSTEFKQNSEHHRSLANELKGRLAKVREGGGEKYRKRHESQGKLFVRERIERLLDPNSPFLEFSALAATDLYDNEGPGAGIVTGIGRVSNREVLIVANDATVKGGSYLPMTVKKHLRAQQIAEENHLPCLYLVDSGGAFLPLQDEVFPDVNHFGRIFYNQARMSAKKIPQIAAVMGSCTAGGAYVPAMSDEAIIVKGTGTIFLGGPPLVKAATGEDVSAEDLGGADVHTRRSGVADHFAEDDDHAIEILRNIVETLPSKVESGKSSFYFPLSKPEEPLYPAEEIYGILPATFRETYDVHEIIARLVDGSKFREFKARYGTTLVCGFARIHGYPVGIIANNGVLFSESALKATHFIELCDQRGIPLVFLQNITGFMVGREAEVGGIAKDGAKMVHAVATTRVPKLTVVIGGSFGAGNYAMSGRAYGSRFLWMWPNARISVMGGEQAANVLLTIKQDQLAREGKPAMTKQEADEFKRPILEKYEDEGNPYHSTARLWDDGVIDPVDTRQVLGLALSVVLNSPVEENNFGVFRM encoded by the coding sequence ATGGAAACCATCTCCTCCTCCATCAACACCTCCTCGACTGAATTCAAACAAAACTCCGAACACCATCGTTCATTAGCGAACGAACTCAAGGGACGCCTCGCTAAAGTTCGCGAGGGTGGCGGGGAAAAATATCGCAAGCGACACGAGTCGCAGGGCAAACTCTTCGTCCGCGAGCGGATCGAACGCCTGCTCGACCCCAATTCTCCATTTCTCGAATTCTCCGCGCTTGCCGCGACCGATCTTTACGATAACGAAGGTCCAGGCGCGGGTATCGTCACGGGCATCGGGCGCGTGTCCAACCGCGAAGTCCTCATCGTCGCCAACGACGCGACCGTCAAAGGCGGATCGTATCTCCCGATGACGGTCAAGAAACATCTGCGCGCGCAACAGATCGCCGAAGAGAATCATCTGCCCTGCCTGTATCTCGTCGATTCGGGGGGAGCGTTTTTGCCATTGCAAGACGAAGTCTTCCCCGATGTGAATCATTTCGGTCGCATCTTTTACAATCAGGCAAGAATGTCCGCGAAAAAGATTCCGCAGATCGCGGCGGTGATGGGCTCGTGCACGGCGGGCGGCGCGTACGTCCCTGCGATGAGCGACGAAGCCATCATCGTCAAAGGCACAGGCACGATCTTCCTCGGCGGACCTCCGCTCGTGAAGGCGGCAACAGGCGAGGATGTGAGCGCGGAAGATTTGGGCGGAGCAGACGTCCACACGCGGCGAAGCGGGGTTGCGGATCATTTTGCGGAGGATGACGATCATGCGATTGAGATTCTGAGGAATATTGTTGAGACACTTCCGTCGAAAGTAGAAAGTGGAAAGTCATCTTTCTACTTTCCACTTTCTAAACCCGAGGAACCTCTTTATCCCGCCGAAGAAATCTACGGCATCCTGCCCGCGACGTTCCGCGAGACCTACGATGTTCATGAGATCATCGCCCGCCTCGTGGATGGAAGCAAATTCCGCGAGTTCAAAGCGCGCTACGGCACGACTCTCGTCTGCGGGTTCGCGCGGATTCATGGATACCCCGTCGGCATCATCGCCAACAACGGAGTCTTGTTCAGCGAGTCCGCGCTCAAAGCGACTCACTTCATCGAACTCTGTGACCAACGCGGCATCCCGCTCGTGTTCCTGCAAAACATCACTGGCTTCATGGTGGGACGTGAAGCCGAAGTCGGCGGCATCGCCAAAGACGGCGCGAAGATGGTCCATGCGGTGGCGACGACTCGCGTGCCGAAGTTAACCGTCGTCATCGGCGGCTCGTTCGGCGCGGGCAACTATGCCATGTCAGGTCGCGCCTACGGCTCACGATTCTTATGGATGTGGCCCAACGCAAGAATCTCCGTCATGGGCGGGGAACAAGCCGCGAACGTCCTGCTCACCATCAAACAAGACCAACTCGCCCGTGAAGGCAAACCTGCCATGACGAAACAAGAAGCCGACGAGTTCAAACGCCCTATTCTAGAAAAATACGAAGATGAAGGCAATCCCTATCATTCCACCGCAAGATTGTGGGATGATGGCGTGATTGATCCTGTGGATACGCGTCAAGTGCTTGGTCTAGCATTATCTGTTGTTTTGAATTCACCTGTGGAAGAAAATAATTTTGGCGTGTTTAGGATGTGA
- a CDS encoding NAD(P)-dependent alcohol dehydrogenase yields MKAVMFESYGQPDVLKIKEIAKPEVSDDAVLVRVRASSINVAEWYGMTGLPIARILGGGLVKPKDTRLGADFAGVVEAVGKNVTDFKRGDEVFGGRSGAYAEYVSVKNAIALKPANVTMEEAASVPTAGITALQGLRDHGKIQPGQKVLIHGASGGVGSFAIQIAKALGADVTAVCSTNNVEHARRLGADHVIDYTKEDFTRNGKKYDLLLNVNGGRSWSDYKRVLKPDATFVLIGGPKTELIGPVSLLVKMKVSMLGASQKFVFFTAQFNRADMQTLKELVESGKVKPFVEKAYPMTRIVDAMTHLGNGHARGKIVVTMT; encoded by the coding sequence ATGAAAGCAGTTATGTTTGAGTCGTATGGTCAGCCAGATGTATTGAAGATCAAAGAGATCGCAAAGCCAGAAGTTTCAGATGATGCCGTGCTAGTTCGCGTGCGCGCCTCCTCGATCAATGTTGCGGAATGGTACGGTATGACAGGCTTGCCCATCGCCCGCATTCTGGGCGGCGGACTCGTCAAGCCGAAAGACACGCGTCTCGGCGCGGATTTTGCGGGCGTGGTCGAAGCGGTCGGCAAAAACGTCACCGATTTCAAGCGCGGCGACGAAGTCTTCGGCGGGAGAAGCGGAGCGTATGCGGAATACGTCAGCGTGAAAAATGCCATCGCGTTGAAACCAGCCAACGTCACGATGGAAGAAGCGGCGTCCGTCCCCACAGCGGGAATCACCGCGTTGCAGGGACTGCGCGATCACGGGAAAATCCAGCCCGGGCAGAAAGTCCTGATCCACGGCGCGTCGGGCGGAGTCGGATCGTTTGCGATTCAGATCGCCAAAGCGCTCGGCGCGGACGTGACGGCTGTGTGCAGTACGAACAATGTTGAACACGCTCGCAGGCTGGGCGCCGATCATGTGATTGATTACACCAAAGAGGACTTTACGCGCAACGGCAAAAAATATGATCTACTGCTCAATGTCAATGGCGGGCGTTCGTGGTCTGATTACAAACGCGTTCTCAAGCCAGACGCAACCTTTGTGCTCATCGGAGGACCCAAGACGGAATTGATCGGTCCAGTCAGTCTTTTGGTCAAGATGAAAGTTTCGATGCTGGGCGCGAGTCAAAAATTCGTGTTTTTCACCGCCCAATTCAACCGCGCGGATATGCAAACCTTGAAAGAACTGGTCGAAAGCGGAAAAGTGAAACCGTTTGTCGAGAAGGCTTACCCAATGACGCGCATCGTTGACGCCATGACACATCTTGGCAACGGTCATGCGCGAGGCAAGATCGTTGTCACAATGACATAA
- a CDS encoding acetyl-CoA carboxylase biotin carboxylase subunit, which yields MFKKILIANRGEIAIRILRACKELGVKTVAVYSDADKNSQHAQLADEAIHIGASSPKESYLNADVLIQAALASQADAIHPGYGFLSENASFAGRVASAHLTFIGPSADSIRAMGDKAESKIRMKQAGVPTVPGFEGLESESDFKKAAQEIGYPVLVKAAAGGGGKGMRVVNQPEELKEAIESARGEALNAFGDERLLVEKYIPNAHHIEFQVFGDQHGHLVHLFERECSTQRRYQKIIEETPSPLLTPELRKQMGDAAVAAAKAVNYFNAGTIEFIFDPRPSTFDLQPFYFLEMNTRLQVEHPITELTTGLDLVQWQIRVAAGERFPYSQEQLTQRGHAIECRVYAEDPANGFLPSTGKLLQYIEPRGPGIRVDSGFRAGDEVTHFYDPLLAKLIVFGESREIAIQKMQAALRDFVVHGVTSNVDFMQDVLAHPDFAAGRVYTRWVEDQPTWSQPAPSFEALVSAALADTSIENRQSQIVNEHDPYSPWKNPNGFRN from the coding sequence ATGTTCAAAAAAATTCTCATTGCCAACCGCGGCGAGATCGCCATTCGCATCCTGCGCGCCTGCAAAGAACTCGGCGTCAAAACGGTCGCCGTCTATTCCGACGCGGACAAAAATTCACAACACGCGCAACTCGCCGACGAAGCGATTCACATCGGCGCCTCTTCGCCGAAAGAATCGTATTTAAATGCGGATGTCTTAATTCAAGCCGCCCTCGCCTCCCAAGCGGATGCCATCCACCCGGGCTATGGCTTCCTCTCGGAAAACGCCTCATTCGCAGGGAGGGTTGCCTCAGCCCATTTGACCTTTATCGGTCCCTCAGCGGACTCGATCCGCGCCATGGGCGACAAAGCCGAGTCGAAGATTCGCATGAAGCAGGCAGGCGTGCCGACAGTCCCAGGCTTCGAGGGACTCGAATCCGAATCCGATTTCAAGAAAGCCGCGCAGGAGATCGGCTATCCCGTTCTCGTTAAAGCCGCGGCGGGAGGCGGAGGCAAAGGCATGAGGGTGGTGAATCAGCCCGAAGAGTTGAAAGAAGCGATCGAGTCCGCGCGCGGCGAAGCGCTGAACGCGTTCGGCGATGAACGTCTGCTCGTCGAAAAATATATCCCGAACGCGCATCACATCGAGTTTCAAGTCTTCGGCGACCAGCACGGACATCTCGTGCATTTATTCGAGCGCGAATGTTCGACGCAGAGGCGTTATCAAAAAATTATCGAAGAGACTCCATCGCCATTGCTCACGCCAGAACTGCGGAAACAAATGGGAGATGCCGCAGTTGCCGCGGCGAAGGCTGTAAATTATTTCAATGCAGGGACAATTGAATTTATCTTCGACCCCAGACCTTCGACCTTCGACCTTCAACCTTTTTACTTTCTCGAAATGAACACTCGTCTCCAAGTGGAACACCCCATCACCGAACTCACCACCGGACTCGACCTCGTCCAATGGCAGATCCGCGTTGCGGCAGGCGAGCGGTTTCCATATTCGCAGGAACAACTGACTCAACGCGGACACGCCATCGAATGCCGCGTCTACGCCGAAGACCCCGCCAACGGATTTTTACCCAGCACAGGAAAACTTTTGCAATACATCGAGCCGCGCGGACCTGGCATCCGCGTCGACTCAGGCTTCCGCGCAGGCGATGAGGTGACACATTTTTACGATCCGCTGTTGGCGAAGTTAATTGTGTTTGGCGAATCGAGAGAAATCGCCATTCAAAAAATGCAAGCCGCGTTGCGCGACTTCGTCGTGCATGGCGTGACGAGCAACGTGGATTTCATGCAAGATGTTTTAGCTCATCCCGATTTTGCCGCTGGACGAGTCTACACACGCTGGGTGGAAGATCAACCTACGTGGAGTCAGCCCGCCCCGTCGTTTGAAGCGCTTGTCTCCGCCGCGCTTGCTGATACATCAATCGAAAATCGTCAATCGCAAATCGTAAATGAGCACGATCCTTACAGCCCGTGGAAAAATCCAAATGGATTCAGAAATTAA